A DNA window from Myripristis murdjan chromosome 19, fMyrMur1.1, whole genome shotgun sequence contains the following coding sequences:
- the dcakd gene encoding dephospho-CoA kinase domain-containing protein, giving the protein MFLVGLTGGIASGKSTVSSMLRELGCPIIDADDVARKVVEPHSLAYRRIVHHFGPEVLLESGEIDRKKLGQIIFANEEKRRLLNSITHPEIHKAMLKEMVFYFLRGYRYVVLDVPLLFETRRLTQFLNHTVVVYCDPATQLLRLMQRDGLTQEQAEQRVAAQMPLNEKRGLAKHVIENSGSREDTHRQVLRLHTKLEDSMEFLLVRVIAVAATAGLGGILLYAAKMFFS; this is encoded by the exons ATGTTCTTGGTGGGGCTGACAGGAGGTATTGCCTCAGGGAAAAGCACAGTGTCTTCTATGCTGCGAGAGCTTGGATGCCCCATTAttgatgctgatgatgtggcCAGGAAAG TGGTGGAGCCCCACAGTTTGGCCTACCGCCGCATCGTGCACCACTTTGGGCCTGAGGTCCTGCTGGAGAGCGGGGAGATTGACAGAAAGAAGCTGGGCCAGATCATTTTCGCCAAcgaggagaagaggaggctgCTGAACTCCATCACCCACCCAGAGATCCACAAAGCCATGCTCAAAGAGATGGTGTTCTACTTCCTGAGAG GGTACCGCTATGTGGTGCTGGACGTGCCGCTGCTTTTTGAAACCCGGCGTCTCACACAATTTCTCAACCACACTGTGGTGGTCTACTG CGACCCTGCCACTCAGCTGTTGCGCCTGATGCAGAGGGACGGGCTGACCCAGGAGCAGGCCGAGCAGCGCGTCGCCGCCCAGATGCCGCTCAACGAGAAGCGCGGCCTGGCCAAGCACGTCATCGAGAACTCGGGCAGCCGGGAGGACACCCACCGGCAGGTCCTGCGGCTGCACACCAAGCTGGAGGACTCGATGGAGTTCCTCTTGGTGAGGGTCATCGCAGTCGCCGCCACTGCCGGGCTGGGCGGGATCCTCCTCTACGCAgccaagatgtttttttcctag